In Bacteroidota bacterium, the sequence GAAACCCATCCGCCCGGATGGGCGTAACAGAAACGTTTTACCAACTCTGAAAGGACCTGCATGAAAACCTTCACCCTGGCCGCCGGTGTGTTAGCCGGCAGCCTGCTGCTCGCTGGTTGCAAACCGGGCAGCCACCAGGAGAACATCCTGCCATATACCATCCACCAGCATGAACTGGCCAACGGACTGAAAGTCGTGACCGTGCCTTTCGACAGTCCGGGACTGGCTGCATTTTATCTGGTGGTCCGCACCGGAAGCCGTAACGAAGTGGAACCCGGTGTGACCGGTTTTGCACACTTCTTCGAACACATGATGTTCAGAGGGACCGATAAGTATCCCAATGACAAGTACAACGAAGTGCTTAAATCGACCGGTGCCTCGGCCAACGCCAACACCAGCATGGACCGTACCGTGTACCACATGACCGGAAATGCTGCCAGACTTGAAACCATGTTCGAACTGGAAAGCGACCGGTTCATGAACCTGAATTATTCAGAAGGTGATTTTAAAGTCGAAGCTGGCGCAGTGAAAGGGGAGTATACGAAAAATTACGCCTCTCCTTACAGCCAGTTATACGAAGCCACTCAGAATGCGGCTTACGATGTGCACACGTACAAACACACCACCATGGGTTTTTACAAAGACATCGAGGACATGCCGAATCAGTTCGCCTATTCAAAAACCTTTTTTGACCGCTATTACCGGCCCGAGTACACCACGATTGTTGTGGTGGGTGATGTAACCCCCGATAATGTGAATGCACTTGCCGAGAAATATTTCGGAACATGGAAACGCGGAACGCATACCGATACCATTCCCGTTGAACCACCCCAAACCGGAACCCGGTATGTGCATGTGAAAAACGGATCCATTCTGCCGGTTCTTTCCATGAATTACAAAGTGGCTGCTTTTGACGAAAAAAAGGTCGATTTCCCATCGTACGATATCATCAGCTCCTATGCATTCGGACCAACGTCTGATCTGTACCGGAAACTGGTGCTGGAAGAGCAGAAAGTTCAATGGATTCAGGCAGGGGCCATGGATAGCCGCGATCCCGGCTTGTTCGGAATCATGGCCAGTGTGTTTAAACCCGAGGATATGCAGTATGTACGCGATCAGATAACGGCCACACTCGAAAAAATAAAAACCGAAGGTCTCGATCCGGAAAAACTAAAAAAAACAAAATCATACCTGAAATATTCTTACGCCATGGGAATTGATAATCCGGATGCCATTGCAAACTCGCTTTGCCATTACATCAGCCTTACAGGAGATCCCGAAGCGGTGAATCGTCTGTATCAGCAATATGAAAAAACATCCATTGAAGATATTAAATCGGTGGCTTCCACCTGGTTTGTCGAAACCGGACTCACCATTGCCACCATTTCAGCTGCCGAACAAGGAGGTGTGAAATGAGACTGATTCTTGCATTACTGATGGCTCCGGCCCTGCTCATGGCACAACCCCAGTTTGTGGTGAAACCAGGAGCTTCAACTAAAATTGTGGTGAAATTGCAATTCCGTAACGGATCCATTGCCGATCCGGCCGGAAAGGAAGGATTAACCGCTCTGACTGCTGCACTCGTCAGCGGGGGCGGAACCGAATCCCAAACCTACAGTGACATTCAGGATCAGATTTATCCGATGGCTGCCCGTTACTGGTCATCCACCGATAAAGAAGTGTCGGTGTTCACCTTCGAATTCCACAAAGATTTCAGCGCGGAATTTCAGGCACTCATCCGTGACCTGATGCTGAAACCACGGTTTGATCAGGCCGATTTTGACCGGATTAAAAAGTCTCACCTGACTTATGTGGAAAAAGATGTCCGTGCGTCCTCCGACGAGGATTACAGCAAACTGGCGCTGGAGGATTTTCTCTTCCGCGGAACCAACTATCAGCACATGGTGATGGGAACCGTTCCCGGCGTTCAGTCCATTACTCCGGAG encodes:
- a CDS encoding insulinase family protein, whose product is MKTFTLAAGVLAGSLLLAGCKPGSHQENILPYTIHQHELANGLKVVTVPFDSPGLAAFYLVVRTGSRNEVEPGVTGFAHFFEHMMFRGTDKYPNDKYNEVLKSTGASANANTSMDRTVYHMTGNAARLETMFELESDRFMNLNYSEGDFKVEAGAVKGEYTKNYASPYSQLYEATQNAAYDVHTYKHTTMGFYKDIEDMPNQFAYSKTFFDRYYRPEYTTIVVVGDVTPDNVNALAEKYFGTWKRGTHTDTIPVEPPQTGTRYVHVKNGSILPVLSMNYKVAAFDEKKVDFPSYDIISSYAFGPTSDLYRKLVLEEQKVQWIQAGAMDSRDPGLFGIMASVFKPEDMQYVRDQITATLEKIKTEGLDPEKLKKTKSYLKYSYAMGIDNPDAIANSLCHYISLTGDPEAVNRLYQQYEKTSIEDIKSVASTWFVETGLTIATISAAEQGGVK